From the genome of Candidatus Methylacidiphilales bacterium, one region includes:
- a CDS encoding FHA domain-containing protein: MRAKLISGTEKWGFEQPRVTLGRSSRCDINVSDPSASRVHVQLRYDLLGRYMVMDCGSRNGTLLNNELILGPTLLKNDDVIRIGQQEFIFQGNTGLPESGTGKIGAKVEALEKFPMIMVAVRLREDSSALVREPLAYSNVFGQWFDAHEKSVVKHEGIFDSIDQRGFFAYWPTEEKIVRESMKQVLAFVKESRKTTARLVEELREAIPGAQSQPFLASGIGLHFGIGHGRRMSSGEAEYYLMCGEDVELAIDLSSKAIQNVDLVVCDEKTQSMLPDLSLATPFVMGVVGPRRQAMLLHKLKI; encoded by the coding sequence ATGCGTGCGAAGCTGATATCGGGGACGGAAAAATGGGGCTTTGAGCAGCCAAGGGTTACTCTTGGGCGTTCCAGCCGCTGTGATATTAATGTGTCAGATCCTTCCGCCTCGCGCGTTCATGTCCAACTGAGGTATGATCTTTTGGGCCGTTACATGGTCATGGATTGCGGCAGCCGCAATGGGACCCTGTTGAATAACGAGCTTATTTTGGGGCCCACACTTCTCAAAAACGACGACGTGATCCGCATCGGCCAGCAGGAATTCATTTTTCAAGGCAATACCGGGTTGCCTGAATCCGGTACCGGAAAAATCGGCGCCAAGGTCGAAGCGCTTGAAAAATTCCCCATGATCATGGTGGCGGTCCGCTTGAGAGAGGATTCCTCGGCCCTGGTGCGCGAGCCATTGGCGTATAGCAATGTGTTTGGCCAATGGTTTGACGCCCATGAAAAATCGGTGGTAAAACATGAGGGCATTTTTGACAGCATCGATCAACGCGGTTTTTTCGCCTACTGGCCGACCGAGGAAAAAATTGTGCGGGAATCCATGAAGCAGGTTCTGGCCTTTGTGAAGGAAAGCCGGAAAACGACGGCCCGGCTTGTTGAGGAATTGCGCGAAGCCATTCCAGGCGCCCAATCGCAGCCGTTTCTTGCCTCGGGCATCGGGCTTCATTTTGGCATTGGGCACGGACGCAGAATGTCCAGCGGCGAGGCTGAATATTACCTGATGTGCGGCGAGGATGTGGAACTGGCGATTGACCTGTCATCGAAGGCGATTCAGAACGTGGACTTGGTGGTCTGCGATGAGAAAACCCAATCCATGCTGCCGGACCTTTCCCTTGCAACGCCGTTTGTGATGGGCGTGGTGGGCCCGCGCCGCCAGGCCATGCTGCTTCACAAATTGAAGATTTGA
- the recA gene encoding recombinase RecA has protein sequence MPPKAEKSEPKTEPKAATADKDRKNLDLAIQSIVKQYGDNSIMRLGDERAKLKIDVIPTGAVVIDRALGVGGFPRGRIIEIYGPESSGKTTLTLTVIAQAQKMGGTAAFIDVEHALDPSYARKLGVNMNELLVSQPDSGEEALTITETLVRSNAIDVIVVDSVAALVTKSELEGQMGDAVVGSQARLMSQAMRKLTALISRARTICIFTNQMREKIGVMFGSPETTPGGKALKFYASVRVDIRRIGAIKSADGTVLGNRTRVKLVKNKVAPPFTEAEFDIMYDEGISKTGSLLDLAIEINILEKKGAWISFEGTQIANGRDAAKEELKKSPELYARIEKAVLAKLNEVPLPIGKADKADKPDGGAAAE, from the coding sequence ATGCCACCAAAAGCCGAAAAATCCGAACCCAAAACAGAACCGAAAGCCGCCACAGCCGATAAGGACCGTAAAAATCTGGATCTCGCCATCCAGTCCATTGTCAAACAATACGGCGACAACTCCATCATGCGCCTGGGGGACGAGCGGGCGAAGTTGAAAATCGATGTGATTCCGACCGGCGCGGTTGTGATTGATCGCGCGCTTGGCGTGGGCGGGTTCCCGAGAGGCCGCATCATTGAAATCTACGGGCCGGAATCTTCAGGTAAAACCACCCTCACGCTGACCGTGATTGCCCAGGCCCAGAAAATGGGCGGCACGGCCGCATTTATCGACGTGGAGCACGCCCTGGATCCAAGCTACGCGCGCAAGCTTGGCGTCAACATGAACGAGCTGCTGGTTTCCCAGCCTGACTCGGGCGAGGAAGCCCTTACCATCACCGAAACCCTGGTACGCTCAAACGCGATTGATGTCATCGTGGTCGATTCCGTGGCCGCGCTGGTCACAAAATCCGAACTGGAAGGCCAGATGGGCGACGCGGTCGTCGGCTCACAAGCGCGACTGATGAGTCAGGCCATGCGCAAGCTCACCGCGCTGATCAGCAGGGCCCGGACCATCTGTATTTTTACCAACCAGATGCGCGAAAAAATCGGCGTCATGTTTGGCAGTCCGGAAACCACGCCGGGAGGGAAGGCGCTCAAGTTTTATGCGAGCGTGCGCGTGGACATCCGCCGCATCGGCGCGATCAAGTCGGCTGACGGAACCGTTCTGGGGAATCGCACCCGCGTCAAGCTGGTCAAGAACAAGGTGGCCCCTCCGTTTACCGAGGCCGAATTCGACATCATGTATGACGAAGGCATCTCCAAGACCGGGTCGTTGCTGGATCTGGCCATCGAAATCAACATCCTGGAAAAGAAGGGCGCTTGGATTTCATTTGAAGGCACCCAGATTGCCAACGGCCGGGATGCCGCCAAGGAGGAGCTCAAGAAAAGCCCTGAGCTCTATGCCCGGATTGAAAAGGCCGTGCTGGCCAAACTCAACGAGGTTCCCCTGCCCATCGGCAAAGCGGATAAGGCGGATAAGCCGGATGGCGGCGCGGCGGCTGAATAA
- a CDS encoding competence/damage-inducible protein A, with product MIVEVINTGSELLLGHTLNTHLGYLSSRLLPLGLQIQRQQTVPDGPEIEHALREALSRSEIIIVTGGLGPTSDDLTRDIAARLFQAPLEFHPEILEIILGRFARRKICPPDMVRVQAFVPKGAAVLPNEHGTAPGLYFERDGKHIFFLPGPPNELHPMFEDSVLPRLRGLSAGRAAILSKTLRVYGQGESFVQEAVEKPVKKLGAIEVGYCARAGEVDLRLMAQDPDLLARAADLARHLLGHSVYAEDEAGMEETVVHLATQKNCTLATAESCTGGLVAHRLTNVPGASAVFLRGWVTYSNLSKIEELGVREETLRAHGAVSAETASEMARGALQKSKAALAVAVTGIAGPGGGTAEKPVGTTFFALAQLNFNTNDIKVATYAKHLVPQREVFKTMASQFALDLLRRALLALN from the coding sequence ATGATCGTCGAAGTCATCAACACCGGCAGTGAGCTGCTTCTGGGGCATACCCTCAACACGCATCTGGGTTATCTTTCCAGCCGGTTGCTGCCGCTGGGCCTGCAAATTCAACGGCAACAAACCGTGCCGGATGGTCCGGAGATCGAGCACGCCCTGCGCGAAGCGCTTTCCCGTTCCGAGATTATTATTGTGACCGGCGGTTTGGGGCCGACTTCGGACGATCTCACGCGCGACATCGCGGCGCGTTTGTTCCAGGCCCCGCTTGAATTTCATCCGGAGATCCTGGAAATAATCCTGGGTCGTTTTGCCCGGCGCAAGATATGTCCTCCCGACATGGTGCGAGTGCAGGCATTTGTTCCCAAAGGCGCCGCTGTTTTGCCCAATGAGCATGGCACCGCGCCTGGGCTTTATTTTGAGCGTGACGGGAAACACATTTTTTTTCTGCCCGGTCCTCCGAACGAACTGCATCCCATGTTCGAGGATTCCGTCCTGCCGCGATTGCGCGGCCTGTCTGCCGGGCGGGCGGCTATATTGAGCAAAACCCTGCGCGTTTACGGACAGGGCGAATCCTTCGTGCAGGAAGCGGTTGAAAAGCCTGTCAAGAAACTGGGCGCTATCGAAGTTGGTTATTGCGCGCGCGCCGGGGAAGTGGATTTGAGGCTTATGGCGCAGGACCCGGATCTGTTGGCCCGCGCCGCCGATCTCGCCCGGCATTTGTTGGGGCACTCTGTTTATGCCGAGGATGAGGCCGGGATGGAAGAAACGGTGGTGCATCTTGCAACCCAAAAAAATTGTACGCTTGCCACAGCCGAGTCCTGTACCGGCGGGCTTGTTGCCCATCGCCTGACCAACGTGCCCGGCGCTTCAGCCGTGTTCCTGCGCGGATGGGTCACTTACAGCAACCTGTCCAAAATTGAGGAATTGGGGGTCCGCGAGGAAACGCTTCGAGCGCATGGGGCGGTCAGTGCTGAGACAGCTTCCGAAATGGCGCGGGGCGCCCTTCAAAAGAGCAAAGCGGCGCTGGCCGTGGCGGTGACGGGCATTGCCGGGCCCGGGGGAGGGACTGCTGAAAAGCCGGTGGGTACGACTTTCTTTGCTTTGGCGCAGCTAAATTTTAACACAAATGATATAAAAGTTGCCACATACGCAAAACATCTTGTTCCCCAGCGTGAAGTCTTTAAAACTATGGCCTCGCAATTTGCGCTCGACCTCTTGCGGCGGGCCTTGCTTGCTCTAAACTGA
- a CDS encoding thioesterase family protein: protein MNSPSLPDIPEATVKVRVYFFDTDAGGVVHNIAYLRMIEIARSELAASLGWSLDQMTTGNRECPVVARTEIDYLKPARLGDDLQIHAWLAGMEKIRFYIEFVVSRTSDGAVISRCRQTMVTVALDTGRPRPLREDWRAKWPALEQKAQA, encoded by the coding sequence ATGAATTCCCCCTCACTTCCCGACATACCGGAAGCAACCGTCAAGGTCCGGGTTTATTTTTTCGACACCGATGCCGGCGGGGTGGTGCATAATATCGCCTACCTGCGCATGATCGAGATTGCCCGCTCCGAACTGGCGGCTTCCCTCGGCTGGTCTCTGGATCAAATGACCACCGGCAACCGGGAATGCCCTGTCGTGGCGCGGACGGAAATCGATTATCTCAAACCCGCGCGCCTGGGCGACGATCTGCAGATTCATGCCTGGCTGGCCGGAATGGAAAAAATCAGATTTTACATTGAGTTTGTGGTGTCGCGCACCTCCGATGGCGCGGTCATCAGCCGTTGCCGCCAGACCATGGTGACCGTGGCACTGGACACCGGACGCCCGCGGCCGCTGCGCGAGGATTGGCGGGCCAAATGGCCGGCCCTGGAACAAAAAGCGCAAGCTTGA
- the thiD gene encoding bifunctional hydroxymethylpyrimidine kinase/phosphomethylpyrimidine kinase produces the protein MANKAVLAALTIAGSDNSGGAGIQADLKTFTTLGVFGAAAVTCVVAEHPGRVESIHPVPPKEVARQIALVFEAFPVGAAKTGMLYSKAIIEVVARELELLPRKKRPPLVVDPVMVASSGALLMKKEAVRALMNRLLPLAALVTPNLNEAEVLLGRRIRNVDEAESAAVDCFQIWGVPFLIKGGHLQGSEAVDFLYDGRRMMSLNAARVPRVKTHGTGCTYSSAITACLARRQTLSESVWTGKEFVTRAIRDHFRLGRYQLLNQLPE, from the coding sequence ATGGCTAACAAGGCAGTGCTAGCAGCTCTCACGATTGCCGGCTCCGACAACAGCGGCGGAGCGGGCATCCAGGCCGATCTCAAAACATTCACCACACTGGGCGTATTTGGCGCGGCAGCGGTTACTTGTGTCGTTGCGGAGCATCCCGGCCGCGTGGAATCCATTCATCCGGTGCCGCCAAAAGAGGTGGCCCGCCAGATAGCCCTGGTATTCGAAGCATTTCCGGTTGGCGCGGCCAAAACCGGCATGCTGTATTCGAAGGCGATCATCGAGGTGGTCGCCCGCGAGCTTGAACTGTTGCCCCGGAAGAAGCGCCCTCCGCTGGTGGTCGATCCGGTTATGGTGGCAAGCAGCGGCGCGCTTTTGATGAAAAAGGAAGCCGTGCGCGCTTTGATGAATCGGCTGCTGCCTCTCGCGGCATTGGTTACGCCGAATCTCAATGAGGCCGAGGTTTTGTTGGGGCGCAGGATTCGCAACGTGGATGAGGCTGAATCGGCGGCTGTCGATTGCTTCCAGATTTGGGGGGTGCCCTTTTTGATCAAAGGCGGGCACTTGCAGGGGAGCGAGGCGGTGGATTTTTTATACGACGGCAGGAGGATGATGTCCCTGAACGCGGCCCGTGTTCCACGGGTGAAGACGCATGGCACCGGCTGCACCTATTCCAGCGCCATCACGGCCTGCCTTGCGCGGAGGCAGACGTTGTCGGAATCGGTTTGGACCGGCAAGGAATTTGTCACGCGGGCCATCCGGGATCATTTCAGATTGGGGCGCTATCAGTTGTTAAACCAATTGCCGGAGTGA
- a CDS encoding DUF2330 domain-containing protein gives MRYAIKINYPLALIWLAAAFLLAPLPTQADGCYIASQKAYKKIPGIPAQRALLKWENGNETLIISSTLDSESQKLGWIIPLPSTPTEITKADPGGLKTLSFLVQPEITHLEGFPITATFFSLITVLLVATFLFKRPRFVELLAFLFIVLILAGLAVPAVSTSMGSVNVASSALRVEKTARVGSYEIAVLHSKDIADLNVWLGANDFGPFPEAANPIVINYIKKGWVFAAIKLAREEPGENTPHPLKIAFKSNKAVYPLQLTALAEGAPMFELFVLGNGRASSELLKTEFCDRYNEKKVAPPEEYNSYFSGEKFYEKIGHPDICNLMWNGCVLTKLSGAISASKMSRDLDIAWSDYQPYRRHFYTITGAKTAGYILFILLLGGYVSVSMILNRNPIRIPRGFGNWLAHKVAPGVLLCGLAALILYQTVPKIPADETLTTSRLYQAWFPHQLAEVSSIPFSENPPIFQKSETEIAQAILAEFDRSRKNSAWNKTKDSNLLFGGNVTVESTPGNFTVEKQGSIVIVNIYDAIGCRRTSYQYDPISTSLKKPQRAN, from the coding sequence ATGCGCTATGCGATAAAGATCAATTACCCTCTTGCGTTGATCTGGCTTGCAGCCGCATTTCTCCTTGCCCCGCTCCCTACGCAGGCCGACGGCTGTTATATTGCTTCCCAGAAAGCCTACAAAAAAATCCCAGGTATTCCGGCACAACGGGCTTTGTTGAAATGGGAAAACGGCAATGAGACACTGATCATATCCTCGACCCTTGATTCGGAATCGCAGAAACTCGGGTGGATTATCCCGCTTCCATCCACGCCAACGGAAATCACGAAAGCCGACCCGGGTGGCTTGAAAACATTGAGTTTTCTCGTGCAGCCGGAGATCACACATCTTGAGGGGTTCCCCATAACAGCCACTTTCTTCAGCCTGATTACGGTTCTGTTGGTTGCCACATTTCTGTTCAAACGGCCCAGGTTTGTCGAATTACTCGCATTCCTGTTCATTGTGCTGATTCTTGCCGGGTTGGCGGTGCCGGCAGTCTCAACCAGCATGGGTTCTGTAAATGTTGCATCCTCAGCACTTCGTGTTGAAAAAACTGCCAGAGTCGGTTCCTATGAAATCGCGGTACTCCACTCCAAGGATATAGCCGATCTAAATGTATGGCTGGGAGCAAATGACTTCGGCCCTTTTCCCGAAGCCGCAAATCCAATAGTCATTAATTATATTAAAAAAGGCTGGGTGTTTGCGGCCATTAAACTTGCCAGGGAGGAGCCGGGGGAAAACACGCCTCATCCCCTCAAAATAGCCTTCAAATCCAACAAAGCCGTTTATCCACTGCAACTAACAGCTTTGGCAGAAGGCGCGCCCATGTTTGAACTCTTTGTCTTGGGCAATGGCCGTGCCAGCTCGGAATTGCTCAAAACTGAATTCTGCGACCGGTATAATGAAAAGAAGGTTGCGCCGCCTGAGGAATATAACAGCTACTTTTCAGGTGAGAAATTTTACGAAAAAATCGGGCATCCCGACATCTGCAATCTTATGTGGAATGGCTGTGTGCTGACCAAATTATCGGGCGCGATCTCCGCAAGCAAAATGTCACGCGATCTTGATATTGCATGGTCGGATTATCAACCCTATCGGCGGCATTTTTATACGATAACTGGGGCTAAAACGGCCGGCTACATCCTATTCATCCTGTTACTTGGCGGTTATGTGTCCGTCTCGATGATTTTAAATCGCAACCCAATACGAATACCGCGCGGATTCGGAAACTGGCTGGCTCACAAAGTGGCCCCAGGAGTTTTGCTTTGTGGATTGGCAGCGCTGATTTTGTACCAGACAGTTCCAAAAATTCCTGCCGACGAAACATTGACTACAAGCCGTTTGTATCAAGCTTGGTTCCCACACCAGCTAGCTGAGGTTAGTAGTATCCCATTTTCAGAAAACCCGCCAATTTTTCAAAAGTCCGAGACGGAAATCGCTCAAGCCATCCTGGCGGAATTTGATAGGTCTCGCAAAAATTCAGCTTGGAACAAAACAAAAGACTCCAACCTCCTCTTTGGAGGCAACGTGACGGTTGAATCCACCCCTGGGAATTTTACAGTTGAGAAGCAAGGCTCGATAGTCATCGTGAACATTTATGACGCTATTGGATGTCGTCGAACATCATACCAATACGATCCGATTTCTACTTCTTTAAAAAAGCCTCAACGCGCGAATTGA
- the zwf gene encoding glucose-6-phosphate dehydrogenase → MLQDLSSLPSGRTAKPFVLVIFGASGDLTRRKLIPALFGLFKEKSLPDQFQIIGFARREKTEDAFREEMLEGIKKYSRFSPISDADWNAFAPHLSYHIGNFDDAAAYQSLSERVARLKQEKSLQQELYYLSTAPECFTSVMQHLHGCGLVSPQCRSRVVIEKPFGHDYQSAKELVSSLQSCISESCLYRIDHYLGKETVQNLLYFRFANSIYEPIWNRSLIDHVQITVAEDEGVGTRGAYYDQVGALRDMVQNHLMQLLTITSMEPPGTLNSEAIRDEKVKVLKSIPTPSSANLENIVVRAQYEGYRQSDRVNPASSTETYVALKLMIDNWRWAGVPFYLRTGKFLRTRASEIIVVFRRPPLTLFHATDREQMHRNRLHIRLQPDEGIHLQFNAKVPGKSAMGSVDMDFAYKNRFGSYSPEAYERLLHDFIVGDSTLFTRSDEVLEAWRIVDAISKGWQDSPVAIYRQGDWGPTEANYLLKRDGNSWIPLDQKGE, encoded by the coding sequence ATGCTTCAGGATCTTTCATCCCTGCCTTCCGGGCGCACCGCCAAGCCCTTTGTTCTCGTCATCTTTGGCGCAAGCGGCGATTTGACCCGGCGCAAGCTGATCCCCGCGCTTTTCGGCCTGTTCAAGGAAAAAAGCCTGCCCGACCAATTCCAAATCATCGGATTCGCGCGCCGGGAAAAAACCGAAGATGCCTTTCGTGAAGAAATGTTGGAAGGCATTAAAAAATATTCCCGTTTTTCCCCGATTTCTGATGCGGACTGGAACGCCTTCGCCCCCCACCTTTCCTATCATATCGGAAACTTTGACGATGCCGCCGCCTACCAAAGCCTGTCCGAGCGGGTTGCCCGCCTGAAACAGGAAAAATCACTCCAGCAGGAGCTCTATTATCTCTCCACTGCGCCGGAATGCTTCACCAGCGTCATGCAACACCTGCACGGCTGCGGGCTCGTTTCTCCCCAATGCCGCTCACGCGTCGTAATCGAAAAACCTTTCGGCCACGATTACCAATCGGCCAAGGAACTGGTTTCTTCCCTGCAAAGCTGCATCAGTGAGTCCTGCCTCTACCGCATCGACCACTATCTCGGCAAGGAAACGGTTCAAAACCTCCTGTATTTCCGGTTTGCAAACTCGATTTACGAACCCATCTGGAACCGTTCGCTGATTGACCATGTCCAGATCACCGTGGCGGAGGATGAAGGCGTCGGCACCCGCGGCGCGTACTACGACCAGGTCGGCGCCCTGCGGGACATGGTGCAAAACCACCTGATGCAGCTTTTGACTATCACGTCGATGGAGCCTCCTGGGACCCTCAATTCCGAGGCGATTCGCGATGAAAAAGTAAAAGTGCTGAAATCCATTCCGACGCCGTCGTCGGCCAATCTGGAAAACATCGTGGTTCGCGCCCAATACGAGGGCTACAGGCAGTCGGACCGTGTGAATCCGGCGTCCAGCACGGAAACCTATGTGGCGCTCAAGCTGATGATCGACAACTGGCGCTGGGCGGGCGTGCCTTTCTACCTGCGCACCGGCAAATTCCTGCGCACCCGCGCCAGTGAAATCATTGTTGTCTTCCGCCGCCCGCCCCTGACGCTTTTCCACGCCACGGACCGGGAACAAATGCACCGGAACCGCCTGCACATCCGCCTCCAGCCGGACGAAGGCATTCACCTGCAATTCAACGCCAAGGTGCCGGGCAAAAGCGCCATGGGATCAGTCGATATGGATTTCGCCTACAAGAACCGTTTCGGCTCCTATTCCCCGGAGGCCTATGAGCGCTTGCTGCATGATTTTATCGTGGGTGATTCCACACTTTTCACGCGGTCGGATGAGGTGCTCGAAGCCTGGCGGATTGTGGATGCGATTTCAAAAGGCTGGCAGGACAGCCCCGTGGCCATCTACCGGCAGGGCGACTGGGGGCCCACCGAGGCCAACTACCTGCTCAAACGGGATGGCAACAGTTGGATTCCGCTGGATCAAAAGGGCGAATAA
- the pgl gene encoding 6-phosphogluconolactonase produces MTHLRFESENSWIEALIKAWQQAGSNALQKRGNFTVSLSGGSSPESFYKALSKIEWPWSSTQLFIGDERWVPADHKDSNYHMIYESFYPRNVRLERWKTELQKPEDAASDYERRLHKELSHPTRFDLVLLGIGNDGHTASLFPGTKALEENSKLAVANWVPQADAMRLTLTYPLFKLAREIWFVSKGAEKQPWIEKMAQGQGADFPAGRIACDSGEIRIFNCTV; encoded by the coding sequence ATGACCCACTTGCGGTTTGAATCGGAAAACAGTTGGATCGAAGCCCTGATCAAAGCCTGGCAGCAGGCCGGCAGCAATGCCCTGCAAAAGCGCGGTAATTTTACCGTTTCGCTTTCCGGCGGCTCCAGCCCTGAAAGCTTTTACAAGGCCTTGAGCAAAATCGAGTGGCCCTGGTCTTCCACCCAGCTTTTTATCGGCGACGAACGCTGGGTGCCGGCGGACCACAAGGACAGCAATTATCACATGATTTATGAATCTTTTTATCCCCGCAACGTCAGGCTGGAACGCTGGAAAACCGAACTGCAAAAACCCGAGGACGCGGCATCTGATTACGAAAGGCGCCTGCACAAGGAACTCTCCCACCCCACGCGCTTCGATCTGGTGCTGCTGGGAATCGGCAATGACGGACATACCGCGTCCCTTTTCCCCGGCACAAAAGCTCTGGAAGAAAACTCAAAACTTGCGGTGGCAAATTGGGTTCCCCAAGCCGATGCCATGCGCCTGACCCTCACCTATCCGCTGTTCAAGCTTGCCCGCGAAATTTGGTTTGTATCCAAGGGCGCCGAAAAACAACCCTGGATCGAAAAAATGGCGCAGGGCCAGGGCGCGGACTTCCCGGCGGGCCGCATTGCCTGTGACTCTGGAGAAATCCGGATATTTAATTGTACCGTTTAG
- a CDS encoding ComEC/Rec2 family competence protein, translating to MKEHSQQAGALFWLGLAACAGVFAGRAWLMPPWIIPVLFLFSAGLVLGTKKWPRAVFALCAAFFAFACYSNALLHYYPPEHLLRTIGEAGQTQRLRLLIADEPGKTSDSSGRARCDFLAEAREAWSEAGWQKISGKIRVRISGAPMPDLHYGDVVETAGYVRFPSSPRNPGEFDLRSYLAAKNIYYECRADAGETVVLRRGEGRWLEVQAYRLREHMLRTLGIGLQDDPQISALMAGMLFGYRDGIAEEVTEAFRNTGTLHLFAVSGQNVAEILGILLVTLQLTGVVKWRYAWLALPALLVFCLATGMQASAARAFVMAAFILAGWAICRPVQVLNLLGAAALFLLVWEPRQMFDCGFQLSFLAVMGLATGSRPVSLWCYQWGKPDPWIPKRLLSRSRKLMDRIYYGVCGLAAASISAWVATLWILILQFHVLSPVTLLANLVVVPLAGLVVTVATLSVFCGWIWTGISLLLNQVNWLLLKAILCCVMLLSKVPGGSFYVGWDSPPQEHARFTFFQAGQAAPGLLEYAGRRWLIDTGTEQAWKYTLDPCRRSLGVNRLDGLILTQDATAHLGGAPDLARHLPVQFWVESGYQSRAAAQHRLLDTLQRMGLGKRFWRRGEVHDLAEHLRVRVLWPPGSETFPRQEDNGLVLQFCMPGGRLLYAGDISEEVEGRLAAEEPDLRSDCLVEGEHSAVRNLSRTWLEKVHPRYVVRPARGYQPDRSLTPDFWERASAGGIEVLRMEKTGAVFFEIQPEGCHIAPYLWETGWK from the coding sequence ATGAAAGAACATTCGCAGCAAGCCGGAGCGTTGTTCTGGCTGGGGTTGGCCGCTTGCGCCGGAGTGTTTGCAGGCCGGGCGTGGCTGATGCCACCGTGGATTATCCCCGTCCTGTTTCTTTTCAGCGCCGGGCTTGTGCTTGGGACGAAAAAATGGCCCAGAGCCGTTTTCGCATTGTGCGCGGCGTTTTTTGCCTTTGCCTGTTACAGCAACGCGTTGTTGCATTATTATCCGCCGGAACACCTGCTGCGCACGATTGGCGAGGCGGGACAAACACAAAGGCTGAGGCTGTTGATTGCCGATGAACCCGGGAAAACATCCGACTCAAGCGGGCGGGCCCGCTGTGATTTTCTTGCGGAAGCCCGGGAGGCTTGGTCGGAAGCGGGTTGGCAAAAAATTTCCGGAAAAATCCGGGTGCGGATTTCCGGCGCCCCGATGCCGGACTTGCATTACGGCGATGTGGTGGAAACGGCGGGTTATGTCCGGTTCCCGTCAAGCCCCCGTAATCCCGGCGAATTTGATCTTCGCTCCTACCTGGCCGCAAAGAACATTTATTACGAGTGCCGTGCCGATGCCGGTGAGACGGTGGTGCTGCGCAGGGGCGAAGGACGGTGGCTGGAGGTGCAGGCGTACCGGTTGAGGGAACACATGTTGCGGACACTCGGCATCGGGCTTCAGGATGACCCGCAAATCTCCGCCCTGATGGCGGGAATGCTGTTTGGTTATCGCGACGGGATTGCGGAGGAAGTGACGGAGGCGTTTCGCAATACCGGGACGCTGCATTTGTTTGCCGTCAGCGGGCAAAATGTGGCGGAGATCCTCGGAATTTTGCTGGTGACTTTGCAACTGACCGGCGTGGTAAAGTGGCGCTACGCGTGGCTGGCATTGCCCGCGTTGTTGGTCTTTTGCCTGGCCACCGGGATGCAGGCCAGCGCGGCGCGCGCTTTCGTCATGGCCGCCTTTATTCTGGCGGGATGGGCCATCTGCCGTCCCGTGCAGGTGTTGAATTTGCTGGGGGCGGCGGCCTTGTTTCTGTTGGTCTGGGAGCCGAGGCAGATGTTCGACTGCGGGTTTCAACTTTCATTTCTGGCGGTGATGGGCCTGGCAACTGGCAGTCGCCCCGTGTCTTTATGGTGTTACCAGTGGGGAAAGCCGGATCCCTGGATTCCGAAGCGTCTGCTTTCCCGTTCGCGGAAGCTGATGGACCGGATTTACTACGGAGTTTGCGGGCTTGCGGCAGCTTCAATTTCGGCCTGGGTGGCCACACTCTGGATTTTGATCCTGCAATTTCATGTGCTGTCGCCTGTGACCCTGCTGGCGAACCTGGTGGTGGTTCCGTTGGCGGGACTGGTTGTAACGGTGGCGACGCTGTCTGTTTTTTGCGGATGGATATGGACGGGAATTTCCCTGCTCTTGAACCAGGTAAACTGGCTGTTGCTTAAGGCCATCCTGTGTTGCGTCATGTTGCTGTCAAAAGTGCCCGGCGGTTCTTTTTATGTCGGTTGGGATTCTCCCCCGCAGGAGCACGCCCGGTTTACTTTTTTCCAGGCCGGCCAGGCGGCGCCGGGTTTGTTGGAGTACGCCGGCAGGCGATGGCTGATTGATACCGGAACGGAGCAGGCTTGGAAATATACATTGGATCCCTGCCGCCGCAGCTTGGGTGTGAACCGGTTGGATGGCTTGATTTTGACGCAGGACGCCACCGCACATCTGGGTGGAGCGCCGGATCTGGCCCGGCATCTGCCGGTGCAGTTTTGGGTGGAAAGCGGATACCAGAGCCGGGCGGCGGCGCAGCATCGATTGTTGGATACATTACAACGGATGGGATTGGGAAAGCGCTTCTGGCGGCGTGGTGAAGTGCATGATCTGGCGGAACATTTGCGGGTACGGGTACTCTGGCCGCCGGGCTCGGAAACTTTTCCCCGGCAGGAGGACAACGGGTTGGTGTTGCAGTTTTGCATGCCTGGGGGCCGGCTGCTCTATGCCGGTGATATTTCGGAGGAGGTGGAAGGCCGACTTGCGGCGGAGGAACCGGATTTGAGGTCCGATTGCCTGGTGGAAGGGGAGCATTCAGCCGTTCGGAATCTGTCCCGGACCTGGCTCGAAAAAGTGCATCCGCGTTATGTGGTGCGTCCGGCCCGCGGTTACCAGCCTGACCGTTCCCTGACGCCCGATTTCTGGGAACGTGCGTCCGCAGGGGGGATCGAGGTGTTGCGCATGGAAAAAACCGGTGCGGTTTTCTTTGAAATTCAGCCGGAAGGCTGCCATATTGCCCCCTATCTTTGGGAGACCGGTTGGAAATAG